The Candidatus Komeilibacteria bacterium CG_4_10_14_0_2_um_filter_37_10 genome contains the following window.
GCCACTGCTAAGTGACTGGAACTATTGCGAAAAGATGGGGATTCCAAAATCTCACGTAATTTAACAATTGCCACTTTCTGATTAGGCACCTCAATACCGACTAGTGATTTGCCCGGTATTGGCGCTTCTATTCTGATCGGATGAGCGGCTAAGGCCAAGGCCATATCATTGCCAAGATTGGTAATTTGAGCCAGTTTAACACCATCAGCTGGTTTTAGAGTAAACTGCGTGACGGTTGGTCCAACATTTACTTCATCCATGGTGACATCAATACCAAAATTTTCCATCGTCTTTCTAATTTTCTCACTGTTGATTTCAATGTCCACACTGACCGGATTAGAACCATTAACTTCTAACAAATCTAACGGTACCGTTACTTTATATATCTGCTTGCGTTCTTTGGGTATTGATAAATACTCTTTTTCTTCATCATTGGTGGGATAAATAGACTCTGTGGTTTTTAGCCGCTTTTCTTTAACCAAGGGCTCCACTTCTTCAATTTTAACTGGAACGATTTCTTCATCTTCATCGTTCTCAGTATAATCATTATTACCGCGCGCTATTTTTCTACTCCACCACCAAGTTTTGAGTCGCAACCAAGTGTTCCGAAAAACGTTCACACGATTACCAAGTTCGTCTAAAGAAATATTAAAAACAATTAACAAGCCAATGATTAATAAACCCAGGAGTACCACCAAAGCTGCCAGATTATCCATTAATCTGGTGAGTGGAATATAGATCGCTGAACCTAAATAGCCTCCACCAAAATCTTGAGTATAGCTTAGAGATGTGTGTTGAATGTTATAGATTAATTCTAGCAATCCTGAACCGCTAATCATGGCCAATCCTAAGCCTAAGTAATTGCTGGGTTTTAATAAATATTTATCGGGATTAACTAAGATGTAGCCCCAAACTAAAAAAATAACTGGGAAAACATATTTGCCCCAACCAAAGGCAATGCCTAAATAACGATCAACGTAAATACCAAATAACCCAGCCAAGTTCAGGAGGGATAACAACGAGAGAAAGGCCACTAAAAAAGTTAATACAATCAGGATGCCTTTTTTGGTTTCCGGTGACAAAACAGGAACCTCAGGCAATTCTACTTCAATCCTTTTTTTCTTGGCCATATTATAATAAAGAAGATATTAATTATGTTTTGCTTTGTTATTTTAACATTTTTACACTGTTTGAGCAATTCAACAAAACATTAAAAAGAGGGCTAATAATAACCCTCAAATTAATGCCTTGCTTAATATTTTCTCGATTTTAAATTGCTACTGATTTATTTTTTTCCGTTCGCAAAAGTAGCCGATTATACATATTCTTAACTGTTTCAGTGGAGATTAAATAGGCAATAACTAAGCCAAATATCCACAA
Protein-coding sequences here:
- a CDS encoding cell division protein FtsK, which encodes MAKKKRIEVELPEVPVLSPETKKGILIVLTFLVAFLSLLSLLNLAGLFGIYVDRYLGIAFGWGKYVFPVIFLVWGYILVNPDKYLLKPSNYLGLGLAMISGSGLLELIYNIQHTSLSYTQDFGGGYLGSAIYIPLTRLMDNLAALVVLLGLLIIGLLIVFNISLDELGNRVNVFRNTWLRLKTWWWSRKIARGNNDYTENDEDEEIVPVKIEEVEPLVKEKRLKTTESIYPTNDEEKEYLSIPKERKQIYKVTVPLDLLEVNGSNPVSVDIEINSEKIRKTMENFGIDVTMDEVNVGPTVTQFTLKPADGVKLAQITNLGNDMALALAAHPIRIEAPIPGKSLVGIEVPNQKVAIVKLREILESPSFRNSSSHLAVALGKDVSGTCQSLDIAKMPHCLIAGATGSGKSVCINNFILSLLYRNNPNELKMIMIDPKRVEMTPYNNIPHLLTPIITETGKAINALRWAVGEMENRLTIFNAAGKKDIESYNKSVLVNQLPYIVVVIDELAELMMVAARDIEAPIVRLAQLARASGIHLVIATQRPSTNVITGLIKANITTRMAFTVASQIDSRTIIDQAGAEKLLGRGDMLYITADISKPRRLQGAYVSDKEIVRVADFWRQQGEPEYKEEITEKQKGFVLPGASFGDDDDDDPLLQEAQAAILQAGNASATFLQRRLRVGYARGARILDLLEKRGIVGPQSGSKAREILLRQEDLENNLDVRDYQDDGWLNEEEENSEETKEE